A region of Armatimonadota bacterium DNA encodes the following proteins:
- the trxA gene encoding thioredoxin, which yields MGANLTLEASRFETEVLNSDVPVLVDFWATWCRPCIAITPSVEEVATEMEGRAKVFKVDVDENQALAMKYDIMSIPALVVFKGGKEVDRMVGAGSKADIKNLIERHA from the coding sequence ATGGGAGCAAACCTGACCCTCGAAGCTAGCCGGTTCGAAACCGAAGTCCTCAATTCCGATGTGCCCGTCCTCGTCGATTTCTGGGCCACCTGGTGTCGGCCGTGCATCGCCATCACGCCGAGCGTGGAAGAAGTCGCCACCGAGATGGAAGGCCGGGCCAAGGTCTTCAAAGTCGATGTGGATGAAAATCAAGCCCTCGCCATGAAGTACGACATCATGAGCATCCCTGCCCTCGTCGTGTTCAAAGGCGGCAAGGAAGTCGACCGCATGGTCGGTGCCGGCAGCAAAGCCGACATCAAAAACCTGATCGAACGGCACGCCTAA
- a CDS encoding DUF2207 domain-containing protein — protein sequence MEPGRVTMGDVARFRFWFLLFFLLAPILGLADDGFEIENYDVRMTATANAVIEVNETISVTFTESKHGIYREIPNRYEISGGPQRRVLIQNVQVPGEGVLVTQNLNNVRIRIGDADTVLPAGTKKTYIIQYSVKGAINWFKGDESWEPRSEIYWNIAGPSWPTAIKRTTFTLSYPSEKASSIKPRLYVGYFGGTSYVEPGQGGKSIRFDQSPGMVSGTVSQPVYPGQAVSVVVAVPAGLIRQPAWYEDLGDFLRINWGLLLPLPLAAVLGVVWLFIGRDPKVGPPGVRFDPPPGIDPAFAGVLIDDKVDGRDITAGIMSLAVKGYLKFVSNDPHGRFDPETTSVRRTGKPVGSDLIEFERTLLDRVFAGGTTYTTLENMIDNLRASGYSITKKLRDRLVGGGYYRIHPEDVRGQMAALPFMLIFVLFWAGGFFSGFLSHLGLAPSIMSVIFGVLACVPVYGFFMVIMPARTALGAVKNKECLAFFEAMKRRAHYNDWFTKTNLDQAKYEEYLPYAVAFGLTREWSTICNSVVQGLPSFCESGYNGPFDYYLWSSSFHHSYDSMNSQFAPMTRPPSSSGYHGGGSSGWSGGSGFSGGGGFSGGGFGGGGGGSW from the coding sequence ATGGAACCGGGCCGCGTCACTATGGGTGACGTGGCCCGTTTTCGTTTCTGGTTCCTCCTGTTCTTCCTGTTGGCCCCGATCCTCGGGCTTGCCGATGATGGATTTGAGATCGAGAACTACGACGTCCGGATGACAGCCACGGCTAACGCCGTCATCGAAGTTAATGAAACGATCTCGGTCACGTTCACCGAATCAAAGCACGGCATTTACCGTGAAATCCCCAATCGGTACGAAATTAGCGGCGGTCCGCAACGCCGAGTGTTGATCCAGAACGTCCAGGTCCCCGGGGAAGGTGTGCTCGTCACGCAAAACCTCAACAACGTCCGGATTCGCATCGGCGACGCTGACACCGTGCTTCCCGCCGGCACCAAAAAGACCTATATCATCCAATATTCCGTCAAGGGCGCCATCAACTGGTTCAAAGGCGATGAATCGTGGGAGCCGCGGTCGGAAATCTATTGGAACATTGCCGGGCCATCCTGGCCGACCGCCATCAAACGGACGACCTTTACGCTCAGCTATCCATCAGAAAAGGCCAGTTCGATCAAACCCCGGCTCTATGTCGGCTATTTTGGGGGCACTTCCTATGTGGAACCCGGGCAAGGCGGCAAATCCATCCGATTCGACCAATCCCCAGGCATGGTCTCCGGCACCGTATCGCAACCGGTTTACCCAGGCCAGGCCGTTTCGGTCGTCGTCGCCGTACCGGCCGGGTTGATCCGTCAACCCGCCTGGTATGAGGATCTCGGCGACTTCCTCCGCATCAACTGGGGGTTATTGTTGCCCTTGCCGTTGGCCGCAGTTTTGGGGGTTGTCTGGTTGTTCATTGGCCGCGACCCCAAAGTTGGCCCTCCGGGGGTGCGGTTCGACCCCCCGCCCGGAATTGACCCGGCCTTTGCCGGGGTCTTGATCGACGACAAGGTCGATGGCCGCGACATCACCGCCGGGATCATGTCCTTGGCCGTCAAGGGGTATCTCAAGTTTGTCTCCAATGACCCCCACGGACGGTTTGACCCGGAAACCACTTCTGTTCGCCGCACCGGAAAACCTGTCGGGTCTGACCTCATCGAATTCGAGCGAACCCTGTTGGACCGGGTTTTTGCCGGAGGAACAACCTACACCACCTTGGAGAACATGATCGACAACCTTCGGGCTTCCGGCTACTCGATCACCAAAAAGCTCCGCGACCGGCTCGTTGGTGGCGGTTATTACCGGATCCATCCCGAGGATGTGCGCGGACAGATGGCCGCGCTGCCATTCATGTTGATCTTTGTCCTCTTTTGGGCAGGCGGGTTCTTCTCTGGCTTCTTGTCCCACCTCGGTCTCGCGCCATCCATCATGAGTGTCATATTCGGGGTTCTTGCGTGCGTCCCCGTCTATGGGTTTTTCATGGTGATCATGCCGGCGCGGACCGCGCTTGGGGCCGTCAAAAACAAGGAATGCCTCGCCTTTTTTGAAGCCATGAAGCGCCGGGCCCACTACAACGATTGGTTCACCAAAACAAACCTTGACCAAGCCAAATATGAGGAGTACCTTCCTTATGCCGTGGCTTTCGGCCTGACCCGCGAATGGTCCACGATCTGCAACAGCGTTGTGCAAGGGTTGCCGAGCTTTTGCGAATCGGGTTACAACGGCCCGTTTGACTACTATCTGTGGTCGTCCAGTTTCCACCACAGTTACGATTCGATGAACAGCCAATTCGCCCCGATGACGAGGCCCCCATCCAGCTCAGGATATCATGGCGGCGGCTCCTCGGGCTGGTCGGGCGGATCTGGGTTCAGCGGTGGGGGAGGATTCTCCGGCGGAGGATTTGGTGGCGGCGGCGGCGGCAGCTGGTAG